In the Carboxydothermus hydrogenoformans Z-2901 genome, TGAAACCCAGTTTTATCAGTTCTTTGGGCCCAAACCACCAAAAATTATACTTTAAATTATAATAATTTAGGGTATAATTATTATGAGGTGGTTTTATGAAATTTGTTAACCGGGACGAAGAGCTTTCCTTTTTAAAAAAAGAATATTACCGTCAGGGTTCTTCCCTGGTGGTGATTTACGGGCGCCGCAGAGTGGGGAAGACAACTCTTATAAAAGAATTTATAAAAGATAAACCTGCTCTTTATTTTTTAGCAACCGAGGAATCAGAAGATGAAAACAGGAAAGCTTTAATTAAATTACTTGGTCAATTTTTAAATAATGAGCTTATTTTAAAAAGTGATTTGAGCTGGGAAGAGATATTTAAATTTTTTGTAAAAGATGATGAAAAAAGAGTTTTGGTCATTGATGAGTTTCAATATTTAGGCGTGGCCAATAGGGCTTTTCCATCGATTTTGCAAAAGATCTGGGATAATTTTTTAAAAGAAAAAAATATTATGCTTATTTTATGTGGTTCTTTAATTAGTTTAATGGAATCCCAAACCCTTTCTTATAGTAGTCCTCTTTATGGTAGAAGAACGGGACAAATTAAATTACAATCAATTGACTTTTTACACATGTCCGAATTTTTTCCCGGGAAAAACTGGGAAGAAGTTTTAGAAATATATGCAGTTACCGGCGGCACTCCTAAATATATTGAAGTTTTTCAGGAAGAAAAAGATATTTATCAGGCTATTGCTAAAAATATTTTAAGTAAAAATAGTTTTTTATATGAAGAACCAGTATTCTTACTGGAAAAGGAATTAAGAGATATTGGTAGCTACTTTTCTATAGCAAAAAGCATTGCTGCCGGAAATCACAAGTTAGGGGCGTTAGCTACTGCGTTAGGAATTTCGCAGACCGGTCTTACGAAATACTTAAAAACTTTAATTGAATTAGATATTTTAGAAAGAATTACTCCTATTACCGAAGATAATCCCGAAAAGAGTAAAAAAGGGTTATATTTTTTAAAAGATAATTTTTTGGACTTTTGGTTTAAATTTGTTTATCCTTATAAAAGTTTTCTTGAGATTAACGAAAAAGAATTTGTTTTAAGGAAAATCCGGGAAAGTTTTATTGAAAAGCATCTAAGCTTTGTATTTGAAAAAGTTTGCCAGGAACTCCTCAGGTATTTAGTGAAAAGGGGAGACTTAAACACAGAATATACAAAAATAGGGAAATGGTGGGATAGACAAACCGAAATTGATGTAGTTGGGCTTAATAAGGATTCGGGAGAAATTATCTTTGGTGAATGCAAATACCAGAACCGTAAAGTTGGTTATGAAGTTTATAGCAATTTAATTGCAAAAGCGCAAAAAGTACAGTGGAATAAAGGAAAGCGAAAAGAGAGTTTTATAATTTTCAGTAAAGAAGGGTTTTCTTCTGAACTTATTGAAGCGGCTAAAAAAAATAAGAATTTATATTTATTTGATTTTAAAAATTTTTCGTTAGTTTAAAAAGGGCTACCGAAAAAAGTAGCCTTTTTTCTAAAGAGGTTCGCTGTTTTCAATATCCTTCATATATGTTATTATTGATAAAAAATCTTGGGGGAGCGGGGAATGAGTCAGTACTACCGGGGGGTTTTACTTACTTTTTTATCGGCGGCGGGTTTTGGTTTACTTCCGATTTTTGCGGTGTTTGCGTATAAGGAGGGAGCTTCGCCCTATACGCTGCTTTTTTGGCGGTTTTTCTTGGCGGGGCTTATTTTTCAGGTTTATAACTATTATGTTCATAAGGGTTTTGGCATTACCAAAAAAGAGATTTTATATGTTTTGGCGATGGGGATTTTATATACAATACAGTCTTCCTGCTTTTTTCTTTCGGTTAAATACATTTCAGCATCGCTGACATCGTTAATCTTTTATACTTACCCGGCGCTGGTGGCGATTTTATCAAGCATAGTCTATAAAGACCGGCTGGGGTTTAAAGGATTTGTTGCGGTAGCCTTAGCCTTTGCCGGTCTAATTTTGGTTTTGGGGAATATAAGCGGCAAATTAAATCCAACTGGGGTACTTTTTGCTCTGGCTACGGCGTTAGTTTATTCGGTTTATATAACGCTGGGGAAAAAGGTTTTAACACAAATTCCCTCTCTAACCGCCAGCAGTTTTATTGCAGTTTTTGCGGCGATGTGTTTTCTGGTGGTCGGTTTATTAAGCGGCACTCTTGATTTTCTGCCCCCGGAAAAAGTGTGGTTTTCTATTTCCGGAATTGTGGTATTTTCTACCCTTCTTGCAATGTTTACCTTTTTTCGGGGAATTGAGCTTTTGGGACCGGCCCGTGCTTCGATTATTAGCATGTTTGAACCGGTGGTAACGGTTATTTTTGCGGCCCTGTTATTTGCGGAAAAATTGACCCCCGGGCAAATTGCCGGAGGCGCGCTGGTGCTTCTCGGAGCATACTTGGTAGCCAAAGTAGAAAATTAGGGACAGTCCCCTTTTTTATACTTAAAGTATAGTTTTAGGGACTGTCCCTAAAATTATTACTTCCCGGAGGGGGGAGGGGTAAAGACCCGTTGAGCCAGTTCGGCATCTAAAGTGTAAATGGCATGCTGGTCATTTTGAATCCGGGAGAGTTTCTTTACGAGATTACCAAATGTTTCTTCTTCCTCCATTTGCTCATCGATAAACCATTTTAAAAAGCTTATCGTGGCGTGCTCTTTTTCTTCCAGGGCGATATCGCTTAAAGCATAAATGCGTTTGGTGACAAGTTGCTCGTGTTCATAAGCTTTGGTGAACACGTCCAAGATAGAAGCGTACTCGTTTTGGGGTTGATCGATACCGGAAATAAATATCCTTCCTCCCCGTTGATTTATGTAGTCAAAAAATTTCATGGCGTGGAAGGTTTCTTCCTGGACCTGGACCCGAAAGAAATTGGCAAAGCCGTCTAACCCCTGGTCGTGGCAGTAAGCGGCCATGGCAAGATAAAGATGAGCTGAATAAAACTCCCATTTAAGCTGTTCGTTTAAAGCGGCTAAAAGCTTTTGGCTAAGCATAGACATACCTCCCTGGTGGAAATTACTTAATTAAGTATAACATTAATTAAGGGTAGATATGAAGCCGTTTATTAAGGGCTAAGAGTAAATTTTTTTTTCCTAAAAAGATATAAACAGGCGGCTACTGTTTCCTGATCATATAATTTGCCGGCACCGGCTTCAATTTCTTTTAGCGCGGCTTTAATGCCTAAAGATGGGCGGTAGGGACGATGAGCGCTCATAGCTTCGACAACATCGGCAACAGCTATAATTTTGGCCTCAAGGTAAATTTCATCCCCTTTAAGGCCGTTGGGATAACCGCTACCATCAATACGTTCGTGATGTTGTAGTACAAATTCGCTAATGGGGTAGTCGAAATCAACATCATTTAATAGGTTGTAACCGGTAAGGGGGTGAGTTTTAATTAGTTCAAATTCGGGTTTTAAAAGTTTACCCGGTTTATTTAAAATTTCAATTGGTATTCCAATTTTTCCGACATCATGGAGAAGGCTTGCTATGTAGATACTTTTTAATACCGGTGGAGGGCATCCAAGCTCCTGGGCAATGGCTACCGCAATTCGTGCTACGTTTTCCTGATGGCCGGAAGTATAAGGATCTCGTATCTCGAGAATTTTTGAAACAAGTTTTACACTTTGAAGATTTTTAGCTTCATTGATTAAATTAGTAAGCTTAAATGTTTTGACTTCTGACTGCAGGAGTTTAAAATAAAAAAGGCGGAAATCAAAACTTTGATTGCAATCAATATCTACTTTGACAATTAAGTTTTTCGAAGTCTGTAAAATTACTCCTTTTTTTGGAGTTAGAGAATGCTTGGTGGCTTTAAGTGTTGGAAACATGCGAAAAATATTAAAATTTGCAAAATCTATTTTTTCTTGTTGAAACAATTGGTAAAACTGCTGGTTTGCTGCAATTAAATTTCCTTCCCAGTCGGTTAATAATAAGGCGCGACTTGATGCATGAAAACTTTTTTCAAAGATATTGGCTTTTCGGGCCAAGCAATTCTCCCTCCTCAAAAACAAAAAACCTCCTGCCCAAGGAGGTTTTTAGTTCATCCTTCGGCAGCTGGCTGGCATGGCGAAAATTCGCTTTAGCCCCTGTAGCTTTGCGTCACCGGCTTTCGCCGGTTTTGCCTTTATCGACAAAAATATTTAATTTTCAACAAAAATATTACAAAAAAATGACAATTTTGTAAAGATAGAAGTTGAAAAAATGTTAAATATTTGTCTACTCAAATTAAAAAGAAATATGGTATTTTTTAAACCAGTAATTTAGTTGAATTAAATACGCCATAATCTGGGTATCGCCCATTAACTGGCCAAACCAGGGGCGGGCGTTTGGGGGAGAGGGATTGGTGATTAGTTTTCGGACCTCGTTTTCATCTATCAGGAAGTTAATCGGGGAAGAGTTTTCGGCCAAGATTTGCGTTAGTGCTTCTCTTACCAGTTTGGTATAAAGCGGATGATGAGTTTTGGGATAAGGAGATTTTTTACGCTTGAGGATGTAGTCCGGAATAAGATCCGCTACTGCCTGCCGTAGTAAACCTTTTTCCTGGCCTCCAGCGGTTTTAAAGTGCCAGGGAACATTCCACAAATATTCCACCAGCCGGTGGTCGCAATACGGCACCCGTACTTCCAGACCCCAGGCCATGGTCATCCGGTCTTTGCGGTCCAGTAATATAGGCATCCAGCGGGTGAGGGTAAGGTAAGTTATTTCCCGAAGCCTTTTTTCTTCCGGGGATAATCCCGAAATTTCAGGAATTTCTTCTAAAGCTTCGTGATAGCGTTTCTGGACATATTCATCGGGCTTTAATTCGGCAATTAAATCTTGTCTAAAAAGGGTTTTTCGGCGGTCCAAGCTTAGAGCCCAGGGGAAAGTCTTGGCTTCAAGGGCTTCTTTTCTAAAAAACCAGGGATAGCCGCCGAAAATTTCGTCGGCACATTCTCCCGATAAGCCCACGGTGGCTTCTTTTTTTATTTCCCGGCTAAAAAGCCACAGGGATGAATCAATATCGACCATACCGGGAAGGTCGCGAGCGATTAAAGCCGGAAATAGCGCTTCAAAAAGTTCTTCTTGAGTTAACACGATATTACGATGAAGGGTGTTAAACTCTTTGGCAACCAAAGGGATAAACATAGCATCGCAATTGGGCTGAAAGGCGCTTTCGGTAAAATACAGTTCGTTTTCCGCATAATCCACCGAAAAGGTGTTTAGAGTTTCGCCCCGGCTATGAAGGTGGCTGGCGGCAAAAGCAGTAATTACCGTCGAGTCAAGACCCCCGGATAAAAGGGTGCAAATGGGTACATCGGAAACCAACTGGCGAATAACCGCGTCTTCTAAAAGTTCCCGGGTTTTTTTCACCGTAGTGGGGAAATCATCGGGATGGGGATTAGAAGTAAGTCGCCAGTAGGGTTTTATAAATAAACCTTCCGGGTTAAATACGGCATAATCGCCGGGAAGTAGTTCGGAAATATGCGCAAAAACTCCCATTCCCGGGGTGCGGGCGGGACCCAAAAACAATACTTCTTTTAAGCCATCGGTGGAAAGCCTGGAAGGGATGTCCGGATGAAGAAGAAGGGTTTTAATTTCAGAAGCAAAAATCAAGGTATCATTTACCAGAGCATAAAAAAGGGGCTTTACTCCGAGCCGGTCCCGGGCTAAAAAAAGCTGGTTTTCTTTTTCATCGAAAATGGCAAAGGCAAAGATACCGTTTAATTTAGAAAGACATTCTTTGCCCCATTCAATGTAGGAAACCAGTAAAACTTCGGTATCACAGGTGGTGTAAAAATGGTGTCCCCGAGCTTCTAACTCATCCCGAAGCTCTTTGGTATTATAGAGCTCACCGTTGTAAACGATAACGTACTGCCAATCCCCGAAGGTGCGAATCATCGGTTGCCGCCCCCGCTCCGGATCGATGACCGCCAGTCGCCGGTGTCCAAGAATGATATTTTCCGAATGCCAAATACCTAAAGCGTCTGGACCGCGGTGGGTAAGGGATTGGGTCATTTTTTCTAATAGAGGAACAAAAGGTGATAAATCCTTAGAAAAACTTATCATACCTGCAATTCCACACATGTTAATCCTCTCCTATGGCCCTACTTTTTAGCAGTCTCTTTTATGATATGCCGCAGAAGAGGAAAGGGTTCGCTGGAAATTTAACTTAAACAAATTTGTAACATTTTCTCCGAGATTTTGCAAACATTTTGGGTTAAACTAAAATCGAAAACAAAAAAAGGGGTGATTTTAATGAAGAGAAAACTGATAATTGGGCTTGTAGTACTGCTGTTGGTAGCTTTTACAGTACCGGCCATGGCCGCCTTAACCGTTGACCAGAAAAATGAGTTGATCGACCTCTACAAACAACAGGCGGAAATTATGAAGAAAATAATTGACGTACGGGTAAAAGCCGGGCTTATTACCAAAGAACAGGGAGATTTTATGAAGCAACGAATTGATGCAATGCTCCAGTACAGAATACAAAATCCTGATGCTTTTGGTCCCGGTTGCGGCGGTTTTGGCAGAGGAGGTTTTTGGGGCAGATGGAATCAGCAAGTACCGAACAGTAACAATGCTGTACCCCAGGGTTTTTATGGACCCCGGGGTGGGATGATGGGCGGATATTCTAACTTATAAGTACCTTCCTCAATGCACCTTCCTCCTTTTATATAGATTTTAGCCGGCGTTTTGCCGGCTATTACTCTTTTTTGGGGAAAATGTTTTAGGTGATTTATTTTTGACCTTTTTTGATGTATAATTAATACTGGTGGTGTCGATGTTAAAGGCCCTGCGCTTTTTACTGATATTTTTGGCAATAATATTAGCAGCTTTTGTCGGGAGCGGCGATGTAGAAGAGCTTATTTTAAGAGATGTGTCTTTGTTTTTGGGGACAAAGATAATAATTAAAATTAACCATAAGTCAAAAAGGATAGAGAACAAAAAAGAAGAGAATAAAACAAAACTTATTATTGATAACCTGCAGGATTTTTTAAATATAAATAAACTCCAGCATTTTACTACTTCCCGTTGGTATCAAACGTCTTATTTTGATGGATTTGGCGTAGCTTAAAAGGATTAACAAATTTAAGGGGGAAGAGAAGAATGACCAATACGATAAAAACCTGGCTTTTAATGGGTGTGTTAACAGTTTTGCTGGTTTTACTTGGCAGAGTTATT is a window encoding:
- a CDS encoding ferritin codes for the protein MLSQKLLAALNEQLKWEFYSAHLYLAMAAYCHDQGLDGFANFFRVQVQEETFHAMKFFDYINQRGGRIFISGIDQPQNEYASILDVFTKAYEHEQLVTKRIYALSDIALEEKEHATISFLKWFIDEQMEEEETFGNLVKKLSRIQNDQHAIYTLDAELAQRVFTPPPSGK
- a CDS encoding HD-GYP domain-containing protein, which produces MARKANIFEKSFHASSRALLLTDWEGNLIAANQQFYQLFQQEKIDFANFNIFRMFPTLKATKHSLTPKKGVILQTSKNLIVKVDIDCNQSFDFRLFYFKLLQSEVKTFKLTNLINEAKNLQSVKLVSKILEIRDPYTSGHQENVARIAVAIAQELGCPPPVLKSIYIASLLHDVGKIGIPIEILNKPGKLLKPEFELIKTHPLTGYNLLNDVDFDYPISEFVLQHHERIDGSGYPNGLKGDEIYLEAKIIAVADVVEAMSAHRPYRPSLGIKAALKEIEAGAGKLYDQETVAACLYLFRKKKFTLSP
- a CDS encoding ATP-binding protein, with amino-acid sequence MKFVNRDEELSFLKKEYYRQGSSLVVIYGRRRVGKTTLIKEFIKDKPALYFLATEESEDENRKALIKLLGQFLNNELILKSDLSWEEIFKFFVKDDEKRVLVIDEFQYLGVANRAFPSILQKIWDNFLKEKNIMLILCGSLISLMESQTLSYSSPLYGRRTGQIKLQSIDFLHMSEFFPGKNWEEVLEIYAVTGGTPKYIEVFQEEKDIYQAIAKNILSKNSFLYEEPVFLLEKELRDIGSYFSIAKSIAAGNHKLGALATALGISQTGLTKYLKTLIELDILERITPITEDNPEKSKKGLYFLKDNFLDFWFKFVYPYKSFLEINEKEFVLRKIRESFIEKHLSFVFEKVCQELLRYLVKRGDLNTEYTKIGKWWDRQTEIDVVGLNKDSGEIIFGECKYQNRKVGYEVYSNLIAKAQKVQWNKGKRKESFIIFSKEGFSSELIEAAKKNKNLYLFDFKNFSLV
- a CDS encoding DMT family transporter, translated to MSQYYRGVLLTFLSAAGFGLLPIFAVFAYKEGASPYTLLFWRFFLAGLIFQVYNYYVHKGFGITKKEILYVLAMGILYTIQSSCFFLSVKYISASLTSLIFYTYPALVAILSSIVYKDRLGFKGFVAVALAFAGLILVLGNISGKLNPTGVLFALATALVYSVYITLGKKVLTQIPSLTASSFIAVFAAMCFLVVGLLSGTLDFLPPEKVWFSISGIVVFSTLLAMFTFFRGIELLGPARASIISMFEPVVTVIFAALLFAEKLTPGQIAGGALVLLGAYLVAKVEN
- a CDS encoding YckD family protein: MKRKLIIGLVVLLLVAFTVPAMAALTVDQKNELIDLYKQQAEIMKKIIDVRVKAGLITKEQGDFMKQRIDAMLQYRIQNPDAFGPGCGGFGRGGFWGRWNQQVPNSNNAVPQGFYGPRGGMMGGYSNL
- the asnB gene encoding asparagine synthase (glutamine-hydrolyzing); protein product: MCGIAGMISFSKDLSPFVPLLEKMTQSLTHRGPDALGIWHSENIILGHRRLAVIDPERGRQPMIRTFGDWQYVIVYNGELYNTKELRDELEARGHHFYTTCDTEVLLVSYIEWGKECLSKLNGIFAFAIFDEKENQLFLARDRLGVKPLFYALVNDTLIFASEIKTLLLHPDIPSRLSTDGLKEVLFLGPARTPGMGVFAHISELLPGDYAVFNPEGLFIKPYWRLTSNPHPDDFPTTVKKTRELLEDAVIRQLVSDVPICTLLSGGLDSTVITAFAASHLHSRGETLNTFSVDYAENELYFTESAFQPNCDAMFIPLVAKEFNTLHRNIVLTQEELFEALFPALIARDLPGMVDIDSSLWLFSREIKKEATVGLSGECADEIFGGYPWFFRKEALEAKTFPWALSLDRRKTLFRQDLIAELKPDEYVQKRYHEALEEIPEISGLSPEEKRLREITYLTLTRWMPILLDRKDRMTMAWGLEVRVPYCDHRLVEYLWNVPWHFKTAGGQEKGLLRQAVADLIPDYILKRKKSPYPKTHHPLYTKLVREALTQILAENSSPINFLIDENEVRKLITNPSPPNARPWFGQLMGDTQIMAYLIQLNYWFKKYHISF